GTCTGGCATACCGGTCTCATTCTGGATATGATCCGCTCCCTCAAAGACGCCGGTGAGAGTCTGGACGCCGACCAGATCTCCCTGAGGCATCCGCGGCTTCTGCGGCTGGCAACCAGCCGGCTGGGAAGCTGGCACGCCGCTGTGGACATGGCGCTCAATCCTCCAGCCTCACGCTGAGAGAGACCCGGGCTTCTTCACGCCAGAGCCGCGCGCACGCGGTCTGCTTCTCGCTGGATCTGGATCCTGTCCTCGCGCGTCCAGTGCTCAGTGTTGCGCAGCTGCATGGTCATTCGCGGATTTCCCTGCAGCGCCGGGAGGTTGCGCAGCAGAAAGTCGCGGTAAAGGACGGTAAACGGACAGGCGTCCGGACCGGAAGCCCTTTCCGGGTTGTACCGGCAGGAGCGGCAGTAGTTGCTCATCCGCTGGATGTACCGGCCGGAGGCGCAGTACGGCTTGGATGCCATCACGCCTCCATCCGCATACTGGGACATCCCCAGCGTGTTCGGCAGCTCCACCCATTCGATGGCATCCACGTAAACCGCCAGATACCACCGGTGCACCTTTTCGGGCGCGACGCCGTAGAGCAATGCAAACAGGCCGGTGACCATCAGGCGCTGGATGTGATGGGCGTAGCCAAATTCCAGGGTCTGGAGGATCACCTGCCGCAGGCATTGCGCATCCGTGTCCGCGGTCCAGTAGAACCGTGGCAGATCCATCCCCGCTCCGAGGGCGTTCCTTTGCAGATACTCCGGCATCAGCAGCCAGTAAACGCCCCGCACATATTCCCGCCAGCCGATGATCTGCCGGATGAAACCTTCAGCGGATTCCAGCGGGACGCGTCCCTCCTGCCACGCCCGCTCGGCCGCCCGGACCACCTCCAGCGGTGAAACCAGCTTCAGATTCAGCGAGGACGACAGGCGGGAGTGATACAGAAACGGCTCGCCGCTCCACATGGCGTCCTGATACGGGCCAAAGAGCGGAAGCTGATGCGCGACGAAATGCTCCACCGCCTGACGGGCCTGCTCCGCGGTGACCGGCCAGTCGAAGCGCGCAAGCGATCCCGGATGCTCCGGGAACTCGCGCTCCACCAGAGTTATGACCTGCCGCGTGAGCTCGTCGGGAAGAAACGAGGCGGGCGGGGGTATTTCTCCCGGACCTTCGCGCCCGAAGCTGCGCCGGTTTTCGGCGTCCAGGTTCCACGCGCCTCCCGCCGGCTGGCCGTCCTCCAACAAGATACCCAGCCTGCGGCGCATCTCGCGATAGAAGAACTCCATGCGCAGCTGCCTGCGCGAGGCGGCATGCTCCGCGAACTCGCCTGGTGAGCAAAGGAAATGCCGGTCCGGACGCTCCTCCAGCGGAACCCCGGCCTCCCGCGCGCCGCGCCGCAGATCCTCCCGCACACGCCACTCGCCCGGAAGCGTAACGATGGCCTTACGCGGTTGAAGCTCACTCAGCGCCTTCTTGAGCTCTTCGCCGAGCGACCCGGAGTTGCCCGGAGCGTCCAGCTCAATGTAGCGGACGGTGATGCCCGAGCCGCGCAGCGTCTCGCGGAAGTGGCGCATCGCGGAGAGGAACAGGGTGATGCGCGCCTTGTGACTCCAGACGTATTCGCCCTCGCCCCGGACCTCCGCCATCCAGACGGCGTCGCGGGACGCATCGAACCCGTCGAATGCAGAGGAGCCGATGTCAAGCTGGTCGCCGAGGACGATCACAAGGTTGCGCACGGACTCATTGTAACGGCGCGTGCTGTGTATTGACAGCCCCATTTCAGCTGGCTAAAGTGTGCACAGCCCCTCTGTTTTGACCAGGAGTAGAACGCATATGGCATCCTCTCTGAAGGAAGGCGACGCCGTCCAGGTCGTGGATCGCGAGGCCACCCAGGCCGACGAGAAGAATCGCACGTTTTTCAACCATTTCCGTAATACCCGCGGCGTGCTCGAGAAGCTGTACGATGACGGGACTGCCACGGTGGTGCTGGATGCTTCCACTCTGCCGGAGGAGGTCCGCAGGCGTCATGAGGAGCTGACGGAGGCTGCCCGCAAGAAATGGCTGGACGGACTGAGCTCGGAGGCACGTGCCCGGCTGACTCCGGAAGAGCAGCAGTTCCAGATGCGCTATACCATTCTGGTCAATGTTGACGATCTGCTCCCGGCCGGGGCTGCGAAGAAGGCGGTGAAGGCGTCCACCTCCTCGAAAGCTCCGGCGGCGTCAGCTCCTGCGGAGGAGAAGCCTGCCAGGAAGACGGCCTCTGGCGCAAAAGCTTCCGCAGCATCCAGATCCGCCGGAGAGTCTCCCAAGACCCTGACACTGAGCGACCTTGAGAAGGCCGAAGAGGAGGCGCTCCGGAGGAGACAGGCAAAGGCTCGGGAGTAGATGAAATCGCCTGTTGCCGGCCGGCTGTGGCGGCTCGGCATTGCTGCGGCTCTGAGTGGGAGTATTTGCATCCTCGCCGGGTGCTCACGGGCTCCCCGCGAGCCAGTCCAGACTGCGGGGGTGACACAGATAGACGTGTGGCATCCGTGGGGCGGCACGCAGGCCGATGCGTTCCGCGATATCGCCCGCGAGTTCGAGAAGCGCCATCCCCACATCCGCGTCCGGCTGCTGTACACGCCAAATGACCTCTCCGCCAATCAGAAGTTTTTCACGGCTGTGGCAGCGGGCATGCCGCCGGATGTCATCATGGTGGACGGCCCGCAGGTGGCTCAATGGGCCGAGCAGGGTGCGCTCTCTCCCCTAACGGAGAGGCTCCGCAGTGCCGGCCTGGGCGAGAAAGACTACTTCACCCCGTGCTGGAATCAGAACTTCTATGAGGGCGAAGTCTGGGCGCTGACTTACTGCGCCGACCCGAACTTCGGGTTCGGCTGGAACAAGAAGGACTTCCGCGATGCCGGACTGGATCCGGAGCGGCCTCCGCGCACCCTGAAGGAGTTGGACGAGATGGCGCGGCGGCTGGAAAAGAGCGAGGGTGGCAAGCTCCGGCGCATCGGCATCATTCCCTGGGGACAGTTCGGCTACGCCAACTCGCTGTTCACTTGGGGTTGGGCGTTCGGAGGATCGTTCTACGACCCCGAGACACGCACAGTCACGGCCGACCATCCGCGCATCGTGCAGGCCCTGGAGTGGATGTGCTCCTATGCCCGGACCTACGACGTAAACCGCATCGGAACGCTGCAGGCCGGCTTCACCAGCCAGGAGCAGAACCCGTTCTATATCGGCAAGCTCTCCATGCAGTGCCTCCACATCTCCAGCCTGAAAGACATCGAGCTGTATGCGCCGAAGGACTTCGAGTACGGGGTCACCTTTCTGCCAGCCCCGGAGTTCGGCGAGCAGCGCAGCTCATGGATCGGCGGATGGTGCATGGCCATCCCGAAAGGAGCCCGGAATCCCGACGCGGCCTGGGAGTATATCCGGTGGATGACTTCCACCCCGGAGGGAACGAAGATCGTCGCGCAGAAGGCGGGGCTGCTGCCGGGGTTCCGCCGGAGCGCTTATTTCGATCCCTCTGTGAAGAAGCCGCCACACTATGAGACGTTTCTGGCCATCCTGCGCGAGACCCGCCATCAGCGTCCAGTGATGCCTGCTCAGGCTTACTATATGAGCGCACTGGGAAGAGCGGTGGACATGGCGATTCACGGCCTGATGACCCCCAAAGAGGCTCTGGAGGAGGCCCGGCGGGACACGCAGAAGGAGCTGGACAGGATCCTGGCAGGCCGGACTCCGGCGGCAGAACGCGGGAGCGGGAAGCGATGAGTGAGCGCAGGACCACGCAAAAACTCAGAAGGCAGCGTCCGGTGGGCACTCTGGCGGCTCAGAAACGGCGGCTTGCCGGGGACATTATCCGCCTCGCCATCGTATTGACCGCCATCGCGCTTCTGGCCCGCTGGGCCTGGTTCTAGGAGCTCCCCTTGTCCGCCAATATCCCCGCGGGGAGTGGCTCAGCCATGCAGCGCGCCCGGATGGGTTCAAAAGCAGACATTCTAGTTGATGGTTTTGACGCGCGCGACTGACGCCGCCCTCCCCGACCAGCGCAGCACGTACACCCCCGGAGGACGTGACTAGCGGGCTTTCAGGAGTGCTTTCGCCCCAGGCCGGGATGGCGGGATGGCCTTCCCCTTGAGGATCCTTAGGGGAGCTGACAGGGCCAAGAACGGACCTCCGACCCGCCGCGTTTTGAGGGATAATGCGGGCAACCGATGGGTGATGCTGCAATCATTACAACCTCCGACCCGCCGCGTTTTGAGGGATAATGCGGGTGCCTGATATGGACGCACCGGAAAGGGGAGGCGAAAGGGATGGCCGCTCCCGGCACGTTGGGACCCATCAACGGGGGCCACTCGGCCGATGGCTGACTTGGGCCGTGCTGGGAGCAGGGCTTTTTGCAGTCTGGCTGATTCCGCTGGACCAGTTGCCATCCGCCTGCCTTACGAGGCGGCTGACTGGCATCCCCTGCCCCACCTGCGGGGTCGGCCGCTCCCTGCACGCTCTGCTGCACGGAGACATCGCCTCATCCCTGCGATATCACCCGCTTCTGCTGCCGTTTCTAATACTTGGTTTCCTCTGGTGGGCTGTGGTGGTCAGGCCGGCTGCGAAAGCCGGGCGGAGGGTCCCGGCGCATCTGCAGGTCGCCACGCTGGCCGCAGCCTTGGTCACCCTGCTGGCAGTCTGGCTGGTGCGGTTGGCGACGTCTTCCGTGCCGTGATCACCCGGCCGGGCATCGCCAGCCGGTGCCAGCCCGTCTTGTCCACCGTAAACCCCAGATAGTGCGTGCTGGCCCCCACCCACAAAAGCGACGCGTCACCCAGTCTCCCGGCGGGAATGGCCACCTCCAGCGCCTTGCCCCTCCATCTGACCTGCACGCCGGGCGGCTGAACCTTTCCCGCAGCGCTGACGGTCACTTCCATCCCGCGGAACCCGTCCGGAGCCAGTGAACGCACCTGAAGGCGCGCGGAGACTCCCTTTCCACGGCTCCCGGCCGTCTGCATACGCAAGTAGAGATTGCGCGAGTCCCTTGCCACTGACAGGCCTGTGATGTCCGCCCCGCGGCGTAGCGCCCTGCCCACAGTGTCGGCCTCCGGGCTGGGAGCTTGAGCCTCAATGGTTTCCCAGGCGGGCGCCCCGACGTTCAGCCCCACCAGTCCGTCCGGAACCGCCACCACGGCGCGCACCGGCTCCCTTCCATAGAGTTCGCTCGACCGCACGAAGCTGCGCAGGAACGAGCCCATCACCCCCGTCTGCGAACGATATTCCTCGATGGCGGCTTGCTTGGCTCTGATCTCGTGGGGGCGCAGTGGGAACACTTCCCAGTGTGTCCCCACGGTCATTAGAGGCTGCGGCGGAGCCAGCGGCCGTGACGGCGCCGGCCCACGGGGAGCGGGCCACTGGCCGCGATGGATGAGATATGTCATCAGCCGAGGCCTTCCCTCCGCGAAGCGGCCCTGGATTTCCAGCTCGGAAAGTGCCGCAGTGGTGAACGCATAGGCGGCGTAATGGTCCGGATGGTCGTCCAGCGGCCCTGGGACGCAGATCAGGGTGGGCCGCCACCCTGCGATGACCTCGGAGAGGATCCTCAGCAGCTCCTGCCCCGTGTAGGGAGCTCCCGGACGATACGCCAGACGATATGGGCAGTGCGAGACGCCGGTGTAGCCCGATGTGAACGGGGTCGCCCAGTGGCCGGTCCACAGACGGGTCAGTCCTCTGTCCGGGAATCCCAGGAACAGAAGGTCCGAAGGTTTCAGTCCAAGCCTCATCCCGGCCAGCATCGCCTCGCGCTGGCGCTCCTCCCCAAACTCGATGAGGTCTCGCGCTGTCGGTCGGATCTTGCGCTCTTCGCGGCTGGCAGCCACCTTGAACGCGTCGCCGTTGGTCAGGAACACCACCCGCACCTGCCCGCCGGATCCGCGGACGCGCGCAATGAGACCGCCGCACCCCAGCGTCTCGTCGTCGGGGTGAGGAGAGACAACTAAAAGTCGCAACTCGCCGGGCAGGCGAAGGGAGCTGGGAAGAGATCCCGTGCTCTGAAAGACGTTGGCCGCCTGGATGCGGAGAGCAATGGCGCTGGAAACGATGCCCAGAAGCGCGGCCGCCATCGCCCCCAGACGCAACAGGGCCCGCGCTGGCGGACGCATCCGTCCGGATACCGCCGAACTATGCTGCCCCGTTGTGCGCTGCTGCATCTAGCCGTGTAGAGCTTGGAAGTGAGAACGGCCCGGTCTGCCGGCGGGACCGGGCCTGTCGCGCCATCAATAATATTACCCCGCCCGGCCCGGATGAGATTCCGGCGGCGAGAGCGCCGGCGGAGGTGTAAGAAATGGCGGAGCGAGTGGGATTCGAACCCACGAGCGAGTTTTGGGACCCGCTACACGATTTCCAGTCGTGCTCCTTCGACCAGCTCGGACATCGCTCCTTGCGCAGCCGATTCTAGCACGCCCGGCTCCACCTCGTCAATCGGGGCGTGTCCGCTGCTCTTCTAGGATCTCCTTTGGAACCAACAGACGGTCGGTTACCGGCTCATCGGACTCGATGCGACCGTCGCGGAACCGTACGATCCGGCGGGCGTGCCGGGCGATCTCGGGCTCATGGGTCACCATGACGATGGTCTTTCCGGCATCGTTCAGCCGCTGCAGAATCCCCATGATCTGGACTCCCGTGCGGGTATCCAGGTTTCCCGTGGGCTCGTCCCCGAACAGGATGGGAGGGTCGTTCACCAACGCTCGGGCTATGGCTACCCGCTGCTGTTCACCGCCCGAAAGCTCCGCCGGACTGTGCCGCAGGCGATGCTGCAGGCCCATCATCTCCAGCGCCCGGCGCGCAGCATCCCTGGGCGGACGCCGGCCCCGGGCGTAAAGCAGGGGGAGCCTCACGTTTCCCAGGGCGCTCATCCTGGGAAGCAAGTTGAAGTTCTGAAACACGAAGCCGATCTTCCGGTTGCGGATCTCCGCCAGAGCCGCGTCTGAAAGCCGGTCCACCTCCCGGCCTTCCAGGAAGTAGCGGCCGCTGGTGGGCCGGTCCAGGCAACCGATGATGTTCATCAGCGTGGACTTTCCCGAACCCGATGGTCCCATGATGGCCACGAACTCGCCCGGGCTCACATCCAGCGACACGTCCACCAGCGCAGGCACCTCCACCTTTCCCTGCCGGTAGATCTTGCTGACATTGCGGACGGAGATCAATGGTTGTATTCCGGCTGCCGCGGTCATTGCCCGTCCCACCTTTTTGAATCCGCCCGCCGCCTATTTCCGCGCGGGATTGTCCTGACCGGGCGGACGGACCACCCGGATGCCAAGCTCTTCGAGCTGCGCCGGGTCCACTTCGGACGGCGCTCCCATCATCGGGTCTATCCCACCGCCCATTTTCGGGAACGCAATGACCTCCCGTATGTTCTCATCGTCGGTAAGATACATTATGAGCCGGTCTATCCCCGGCGCGATTCCCGCGTGCGGGGGCGCGCCCAGCTCGAATGCCTCCAGCATGTGCCCGAACTGCGCCTGAATCTGCTCGTCCGTGTATCCCAGCTTTCGGAAGATGGCCCTCTGAAGCTCCGGTTTATGGATCCGCACCGAGCCGGAAGCCCACTCCGAGCCGTTGCACGCCAGATCGTAGCAGAAAGAGCGCATCGCGGCCGGATCCGTATCCAGCAGATCCACATGCTCCGGCCGGGGCATGGCGAATGGATTGTGCGCGAAGGTCCAGCGGTTATTCTCCTCGTCCCACTCGAAAACGGGAAAATCCGTGATCCAGCAGAACGCCAGCACATCCGGGTCCGCCAACCCCAGCCGCCCGGCGATCTCCCTTCGCAGCCGGTCCAGAGCCCTGGCCACGACGGCTGGCTGGTCGGCGATGAAAGCGATCATATCCCCGGGAACGGCTCCCGCAGCCTCCACCAGCCGGGAGACCTCCTCGGGCGAGAGGAACTTGGCGATGGGCGAGCGGACTGAACCACCCTCCTCCACCAGCAGATACGCCATCCCCTTGGCGCCGGCGTCCTTCGCCAGTTCCGTCAGTTCGTCAATCTGACCGCGAGAAAGGGAAGCGCCTCCCGGATAGCGCACCGCCTTCACCTGTCCGCCCGAGGCTATGGCGTTCCGGAACACTCCGAATTCAGACTGCGCCACGATCCCGCCGCAGTCCACCAGCTCCAGAGCGTAACGCACGTCCGGCTTGTCCGTCCCGAAGCGTGCCATCGCCTCGTCGTACGTGAAGCGGGGAAACGGCTTGATCAGCCTCTTGCTGGAGAACTTCTCCACCACGTCTATGGTCAGAGCCTCCACCACCGCCAGAACGTCGTCCTGCGTGGCGAAGCTCATCTCCAGATCCAGCTGGGTGAACTCGGGCTGACGGTCGGCGCGCTGCGCTTCATCGCGGAAGCACTTGGCGATCTGGAAATACTTCTCGAACCCGGCCACCATCAACAGCTGCTTGAACTGCTGGGGGGCCTGGGGCAGGGCATAGAACAGGCCCGGCTGGAGGCGGTACGGCACCAGGTAGTCGCGCGCTCCTTCCGGGGTGCTTTTGGTCATGACGGGCGTCTCCACCTCGATGAACCCCTGAGCGTACATGAACTCACGGATGTGCCGCACCACGTCACTGCGCAGTTTCATCTTGCGGAACATGGAGGGACGGCGCAGATCCAGATAGCGGTATTTCAGGCGCAGCTCCTCGTTTACAGGCGTGTCTTGATCTATCTGGAAAGGAAGCGGCTTCGCGGGGTTCAGCACCTCCACAGCGTCCACCAGAACCTCCACCTCTCCGGTGGCCAGGTTGGGGTTTTCGGTCCCGGCGGGCCGCCGCCGGACCTCTCCCTGCAGCTCCAGCACCCACTCGCTGTGCACAGCCTGAGCCGTACGGTGGGCTTCCGGCGACGACTGAGGATCAATGACCGTCTGCACTATCCCGGTGCGGTCGCGCAGGTCTATGAAAATCAGGCCGCCATGGTTGCGCACACTGTGCGCCCAACCGTCCAGCACCACCCGTTGTCCGGCATGCTCCGGACACAGCTCCCCGCAATAGATTGTCCTTTTCAGCATTCTTTCTCCCAGATCATCCAGGACAGGATGCCCTGTGCCTTTCCGCCCTAGATGGTTCCGATCGTCTGCGATTCCGGCGTTTGCAGGTAGTCCCGCATCATCTCCGGGCAGCCTTCCAGCGGCAGCCTCCACTGCTGCTGGGCCAGCATGTCACGGGCGGTAACCTGTCCGGCCGCCAGTTCATCCTCTCCCAGGATCAGCGCGAAGCGCGCTCCGGACTTCCCGGCCTTCTTCATCTGCGCCTTCATGCTGCGCCCGCCGTAGTCCATTTCGCAGGCAAACCCCTGCCGTCTGAGCCGGTCCGCGAGAGCCAGACCCGCCACCTGTGCCCGCTCACCCACGCGTACGAGAAACACGTCCGGGGCAGGTTCATCACCCTTCAGGGCTGCACGCGCCTCCAGTACCAGCAGCAGACGCTCCACACCCATCCCGAAGCCGAAGGCCGGAGTGGGCGGGCCGCCGATCTGCTCCACCAGCCCGTCATACCGCCCCCCGCCGCACACAGTGTTCTGCGCTCCCAGAACGTCCGTCTGGAACTCGAAGACCGTCCGGGTGTAATAGTCGAACCCCCTGACCAGGCGGTGGTCCACCTCGTATTCCAGTCCCAGCGCCTCGAGCCCCTCCCGCACCTTCGCGAAATGCTCCGCCGACTCGACGTCCAGGTAGTCCACCAGATGCGGCACCCCGCGCGTCAGATCCCGGCAGCGCTCCTCCTTGCAGTCCAGCATCCGCAAGGGGTTCCTCTCGTAGCGCGTCTGGCAGCTGGGGCACAGTTCCCGAACATAAGGCTCCACGCTCTCTTTCAGCGCCTGGACGAAGGCGCGGCGCGACTCCGGGACGCCTGTGCTGTTGATCTTCAGAAAGAACGGCGCGGCCCCGGCGTCCGTCAGAAACCGGGCGGCCATCCCGATTATCTCCGCGTCCAGCGTGGGGTCGTCGGAGCCGATGGCCTCCACACCGAACTGGTGATGCTGGCGGTAGCGGCCGGCCTGAGGCCGTTCGTAGCGGAACACGCTGTAGATGTAAAACAGCTTGGTGGGCAGCCCGTCCGCCCCCAGCGAATGCTCCACCCACGCCCGCACAATGGGCGCCGTGCTCTCCGGCCTCAATGTCAGACTGCGCCCGGAGCGATCCTCGAAGGTGTACATCTCCTTGGAGACAATGTCCGTCTCCTCGCCGATGCTGCGCGTGAAAAGCTCTGTCTCTTCAAAGATGGGGGTACGGATCTCCCGGAATCCGTGGAGATGGCAACAGTTCCGGAACCGCTGTTCGAGCGCCTGCCACTGCCAGGACCGGTCCGGTAAAATGTCGTTGGTACCTCTGGGGGCCTTGTAGCGCATGCGAGTGACGTCCCTGAAGGCCCGCCTGTGCCGATCTCCGGGCAAAGCGGCCTCGCGCCGTCTGCCCGGCAAGTGGCAAGCGAGCGAAAGGCGGATGGACTTGCTCGCCAGCGGGCCGAAGATGCATTCTAACGTTCGCCCGCAGGGTCTGTCAACGCGGAAGCGGCGCGCCCAGTTGCGACACTGTGACACACCTCAGACCCCGGCGCTCCAGTTCATCCAGAATGTCTGGGAGCGCGTCCGCCGTTGCACGGCTGCCGATGTGGAATAGCACCACCCCGCCCGGACGGATGCGCTCCAGCACGCGGTCCCGGATCTCCTCCGCCTTGATCCCCTTCCTGTAGGAATCCCAGGAGTCCAGGGTCCAGTAGACGCACTGGTAACCCTCCTCCGCCGCCACACTCAGTACGCGGCGGTCCCGCGATCCAAACGGCGGGCGGAACCACGGCCGGGTGGAGGTGCGCGCGATGCCCGAGATGACTTCCTCTGCCCTGCGCAGCTCCTCGCGGATGGCGTCGTCGTTCAGTTTCCGCAGGTCCGGATGGCTGAAAGTATGATTGCCCAACTCATGACCACCGGCCACGATGGCTTTCACCAGTTCCGGATTCCGCTGCGCGAAACGACCCGTCAGGAAGAACGTGCACCGTATGGAACGCTCCCCCAGCGTCTTCAGGATGTCCCAACCCGGCTCGACCGCCGCCCCCGCATCGAACGTCAGCGCCACCTGTCCCTCCTCAGATCCGCTCTGAGGCCGGGAAGCCGATGGGGGCCGT
The sequence above is drawn from the Armatimonadota bacterium genome and encodes:
- a CDS encoding cryptochrome/photolyase family protein, producing the protein MGLSIHSTRRYNESVRNLVIVLGDQLDIGSSAFDGFDASRDAVWMAEVRGEGEYVWSHKARITLFLSAMRHFRETLRGSGITVRYIELDAPGNSGSLGEELKKALSELQPRKAIVTLPGEWRVREDLRRGAREAGVPLEERPDRHFLCSPGEFAEHAASRRQLRMEFFYREMRRRLGILLEDGQPAGGAWNLDAENRRSFGREGPGEIPPPASFLPDELTRQVITLVEREFPEHPGSLARFDWPVTAEQARQAVEHFVAHQLPLFGPYQDAMWSGEPFLYHSRLSSSLNLKLVSPLEVVRAAERAWQEGRVPLESAEGFIRQIIGWREYVRGVYWLLMPEYLQRNALGAGMDLPRFYWTADTDAQCLRQVILQTLEFGYAHHIQRLMVTGLFALLYGVAPEKVHRWYLAVYVDAIEWVELPNTLGMSQYADGGVMASKPYCASGRYIQRMSNYCRSCRYNPERASGPDACPFTVLYRDFLLRNLPALQGNPRMTMQLRNTEHWTREDRIQIQREADRVRAALA
- a CDS encoding sugar ABC transporter substrate-binding protein, with protein sequence MKSPVAGRLWRLGIAAALSGSICILAGCSRAPREPVQTAGVTQIDVWHPWGGTQADAFRDIAREFEKRHPHIRVRLLYTPNDLSANQKFFTAVAAGMPPDVIMVDGPQVAQWAEQGALSPLTERLRSAGLGEKDYFTPCWNQNFYEGEVWALTYCADPNFGFGWNKKDFRDAGLDPERPPRTLKELDEMARRLEKSEGGKLRRIGIIPWGQFGYANSLFTWGWAFGGSFYDPETRTVTADHPRIVQALEWMCSYARTYDVNRIGTLQAGFTSQEQNPFYIGKLSMQCLHISSLKDIELYAPKDFEYGVTFLPAPEFGEQRSSWIGGWCMAIPKGARNPDAAWEYIRWMTSTPEGTKIVAQKAGLLPGFRRSAYFDPSVKKPPHYETFLAILRETRHQRPVMPAQAYYMSALGRAVDMAIHGLMTPKEALEEARRDTQKELDRILAGRTPAAERGSGKR
- the macB gene encoding macrolide export ATP-binding/permease protein MacB, with product MTAAAGIQPLISVRNVSKIYRQGKVEVPALVDVSLDVSPGEFVAIMGPSGSGKSTLMNIIGCLDRPTSGRYFLEGREVDRLSDAALAEIRNRKIGFVFQNFNLLPRMSALGNVRLPLLYARGRRPPRDAARRALEMMGLQHRLRHSPAELSGGEQQRVAIARALVNDPPILFGDEPTGNLDTRTGVQIMGILQRLNDAGKTIVMVTHEPEIARHARRIVRFRDGRIESDEPVTDRLLVPKEILEEQRTRPD
- the aspS gene encoding aspartate--tRNA(Asp/Asn) ligase — encoded protein: MLKRTIYCGELCPEHAGQRVVLDGWAHSVRNHGGLIFIDLRDRTGIVQTVIDPQSSPEAHRTAQAVHSEWVLELQGEVRRRPAGTENPNLATGEVEVLVDAVEVLNPAKPLPFQIDQDTPVNEELRLKYRYLDLRRPSMFRKMKLRSDVVRHIREFMYAQGFIEVETPVMTKSTPEGARDYLVPYRLQPGLFYALPQAPQQFKQLLMVAGFEKYFQIAKCFRDEAQRADRQPEFTQLDLEMSFATQDDVLAVVEALTIDVVEKFSSKRLIKPFPRFTYDEAMARFGTDKPDVRYALELVDCGGIVAQSEFGVFRNAIASGGQVKAVRYPGGASLSRGQIDELTELAKDAGAKGMAYLLVEEGGSVRSPIAKFLSPEEVSRLVEAAGAVPGDMIAFIADQPAVVARALDRLRREIAGRLGLADPDVLAFCWITDFPVFEWDEENNRWTFAHNPFAMPRPEHVDLLDTDPAAMRSFCYDLACNGSEWASGSVRIHKPELQRAIFRKLGYTDEQIQAQFGHMLEAFELGAPPHAGIAPGIDRLIMYLTDDENIREVIAFPKMGGGIDPMMGAPSEVDPAQLEELGIRVVRPPGQDNPARK
- the hisS gene encoding histidine--tRNA ligase — protein: MPGDRHRRAFRDVTRMRYKAPRGTNDILPDRSWQWQALEQRFRNCCHLHGFREIRTPIFEETELFTRSIGEETDIVSKEMYTFEDRSGRSLTLRPESTAPIVRAWVEHSLGADGLPTKLFYIYSVFRYERPQAGRYRQHHQFGVEAIGSDDPTLDAEIIGMAARFLTDAGAAPFFLKINSTGVPESRRAFVQALKESVEPYVRELCPSCQTRYERNPLRMLDCKEERCRDLTRGVPHLVDYLDVESAEHFAKVREGLEALGLEYEVDHRLVRGFDYYTRTVFEFQTDVLGAQNTVCGGGRYDGLVEQIGGPPTPAFGFGMGVERLLLVLEARAALKGDEPAPDVFLVRVGERAQVAGLALADRLRRQGFACEMDYGGRSMKAQMKKAGKSGARFALILGEDELAAGQVTARDMLAQQQWRLPLEGCPEMMRDYLQTPESQTIGTI